Proteins from a genomic interval of Mesobacillus sp. S13:
- a CDS encoding response regulator: MYKVLIADDEKNIRLGIQAMIKREFPDLETFIASDGQEALELIQEKEPHIVITDIKMPRMDGIQLIKELQQKEIQPSLLILSGYDDFTYAKEAIKHKVKDYLLKPVNRTELFKSLNLIMEELEQSQKMTYQHMDEYRASQLNYILLNPNIQEGVVEDLYKKMKIESFPEGYYVGIIEADGDVGGEDFLSKINQLLLSSSDTIPFLDKDGRVTIISADIELFTLLKEQLGRDRHLVFTIGISERESDLRDLRKTYGQAVTALKYHFLYPRRQIILYENIKEKPEVESLPADLINKISNMLGTEREKEIKENLRQVMDFDLIAHSSIDYLENLNKEINETIFKGFFKRLGEESLVTFELLNKIDNIYNFDNFHEYFHALEDLLMRIHEYHKQMKSVYSEQKYMDRAIAYIRENYHKDLNLAVVANYISLNYSYFSHMFKEYIGQNFVDYLKMVRVESAKKLLEETDFKILEISEMVGYKNPKQFARVFRDVEGISPKEYREKNG; the protein is encoded by the coding sequence GTGTATAAAGTCCTTATAGCTGATGATGAGAAAAATATTAGATTAGGCATACAGGCTATGATCAAGCGGGAATTTCCAGATTTAGAAACATTCATTGCTTCAGATGGCCAGGAAGCCCTTGAACTTATACAGGAAAAAGAACCGCATATCGTCATTACGGATATTAAAATGCCGAGGATGGATGGAATTCAGTTAATCAAGGAGCTCCAACAAAAAGAAATTCAACCGTCACTGTTGATCCTCAGTGGATATGATGATTTTACGTATGCCAAGGAAGCGATCAAGCATAAGGTAAAGGATTACCTGCTTAAGCCGGTCAACAGGACAGAGCTATTCAAATCATTGAATCTGATCATGGAAGAACTGGAACAAAGCCAAAAAATGACCTACCAGCACATGGATGAATACCGTGCAAGCCAACTGAATTACATTTTGCTCAACCCTAATATTCAAGAAGGAGTAGTAGAAGATCTTTACAAGAAAATGAAGATTGAATCCTTTCCTGAAGGGTATTATGTAGGGATCATTGAAGCGGATGGAGATGTCGGAGGAGAAGATTTTCTCAGTAAAATTAATCAGCTGCTCCTTTCCAGTAGCGACACGATTCCATTTCTGGATAAAGACGGCCGGGTAACGATCATTTCAGCGGATATTGAATTATTTACCTTATTGAAGGAACAGCTTGGAAGAGACAGGCATTTGGTTTTTACGATCGGAATAAGTGAAAGAGAGTCGGACTTACGAGACTTGAGAAAAACCTATGGTCAGGCAGTCACTGCCCTGAAGTACCATTTCCTTTATCCGCGACGACAGATCATTTTATATGAGAATATCAAGGAGAAACCAGAGGTAGAATCTCTTCCGGCAGATTTAATCAATAAAATATCCAATATGCTGGGGACTGAACGTGAGAAGGAAATTAAAGAAAACCTAAGGCAGGTTATGGATTTTGATCTGATTGCCCACAGCAGCATTGATTATCTTGAAAATCTCAACAAGGAAATCAACGAAACGATTTTTAAAGGCTTTTTCAAGCGGCTGGGAGAAGAATCTCTTGTTACGTTCGAGCTTTTGAATAAAATCGACAATATCTATAACTTCGATAACTTCCATGAATACTTCCATGCACTTGAAGATTTGCTGATGAGAATCCATGAGTACCATAAACAAATGAAGTCCGTATATTCAGAGCAAAAGTATATGGACCGTGCCATTGCGTATATCAGGGAGAATTATCATAAGGACTTGAATTTAGCAGTCGTCGCCAATTACATTTCCTTGAATTATTCCTATTTCAGTCATATGTTCAAGGAATATATCGGCCAAAACTTCGTTGATTACTTAAAAATGGTCAGAGTGGAAAGCGCAAAAAAACTGCTGGAAGAGACAGATTTTAAAATACTCGAAATCAGTGAAATGGTAGGGTATAAAAATCCCAAGCAATTTGCACGGGTATTCCGGGATGTTGAGGGAATATCACCAAAAGAATATCGCGAAAAGAACGGATGA
- a CDS encoding ABC transporter permease: MEVKIQQPVEQQVSDTILAEPTKKEKIKKIKKTIISQKYLQTMALLGVVWMFIFNYIPMYGLIIAFKEYSIIKTISEAPWVGLMQFKEFIQDENFWIVLKNTLGISLIKLLIGFPLPIIFALLLNELTSMKLKKAVQTISYLPHFISWVVLGGILTTWLADIGVINDILLGLGLISERTNFLAEPDNFWAIVILSDIWKELGWSAIIYLAAIAGVSPELYESSTIDGANRFQKMWHVTLPSIRPTITILFILAVSGVLNSNFDQILILRNSLNESASNVIDIYVYQMGLQNARYSYATAVGLLKAIIAFILLLSANKITKKLNGTSLF, translated from the coding sequence ATGGAAGTCAAGATCCAACAGCCGGTCGAACAACAAGTCAGCGACACCATATTGGCAGAGCCTACAAAAAAAGAAAAAATTAAAAAAATCAAAAAGACAATCATTTCTCAAAAGTATTTGCAAACGATGGCTCTTCTCGGGGTAGTTTGGATGTTCATCTTTAACTATATCCCAATGTATGGGTTAATCATCGCATTTAAGGAATACAGCATCATAAAGACAATCTCAGAAGCACCATGGGTTGGCTTGATGCAGTTCAAGGAATTCATTCAGGATGAAAACTTTTGGATCGTCCTGAAAAACACACTTGGTATCAGCTTGATAAAATTACTCATTGGTTTCCCGCTTCCAATCATTTTTGCACTTTTACTTAATGAGCTAACTTCCATGAAGCTTAAGAAAGCGGTTCAGACCATTTCTTACCTGCCGCACTTTATCTCTTGGGTAGTGCTTGGCGGAATTTTGACTACCTGGCTGGCAGATATCGGAGTCATTAACGATATTTTGCTAGGTTTAGGATTAATCAGCGAGCGTACAAACTTCCTTGCTGAACCTGATAACTTCTGGGCAATCGTCATTCTTTCAGATATTTGGAAAGAGCTTGGATGGTCAGCCATCATTTATCTAGCAGCAATCGCTGGTGTATCACCTGAATTATACGAGTCATCAACGATTGATGGAGCTAATCGCTTCCAAAAGATGTGGCATGTTACATTGCCGTCGATTCGTCCAACGATCACAATCCTGTTCATTCTTGCTGTAAGCGGTGTCTTGAATTCAAACTTCGATCAAATATTGATCCTGCGTAACTCTTTGAATGAAAGCGCTAGTAATGTAATTGATATTTATGTCTATCAAATGGGACTCCAGAACGCCCGTTACTCTTACGCAACAGCAGTTGGGTTATTAAAAGCAATCATTGCCTTTATCCTTCTCTTGTCTGCTAACAAGATTACGAAGAAACTGAATGGAACATCTTTATTCTAA
- a CDS encoding sensor histidine kinase: protein MNFPKKLNKAAKSIDRLSLQQKLIALYILIIIIPIIIFISIFSSNVYDRAINEIRIKSENALEIEKIHIKNNIESMRRTAQMVVSDIEFIDFVKSRNEANINQLIDFRMNELSNVTRLQANNPAIENIRLYTTNPYITEMWPILFKEERIMEKPWREEVINRNGMEVWWFDQQTEDVLERLPSQNTAKISLLRELDYPKDEHLGIIEINMFLKNFFPKMFSTVQDPDSVYVVIDKDNNMIRNFHHTFFEDEGIDTEELKRKFNQSKHEGTGSFEFKNNETPFLVITAYIDDLDAYLLNVISLEGLYAETAKTRNIIFSGIIFLVIVLSFVTYVLILLLLKKMYKLKDSMKRVEQGDFSVDVEIDGQDEISELAFHFKSLLGKMNGLIADAVNKQATAKETELKALKTQIDSHFLYNTLENIKMMAEIEGQYAISDSVTSLGEMMRYNLKWKNDFVVLDEELNYIKNYVDIMNLRLDGLLTLDIDVPDELRDQEVLKMSLQPIIENAIKHGIIPNHEKTEGILQVSARCSDDYVIIELKDNGIGMTVKECEALNESIRTGVANKVPVSKGGNGIGIHNVNERIQLYYGKEYGVFVTSVKGEFTMVTVKMPCKIMKGGSQSV from the coding sequence ATGAACTTTCCAAAAAAACTCAATAAGGCAGCAAAAAGCATTGACAGGCTTTCGCTGCAGCAAAAACTGATTGCCTTATATATTCTCATTATCATTATTCCTATTATCATTTTTATCTCGATCTTTTCCAGCAATGTGTATGACAGGGCAATCAATGAAATAAGGATTAAAAGTGAAAATGCTCTTGAAATCGAGAAAATCCATATAAAGAACAATATTGAATCAATGAGGCGAACGGCCCAAATGGTCGTTTCGGACATAGAATTCATTGACTTTGTCAAAAGCAGGAACGAAGCCAATATCAATCAGTTAATTGATTTCAGAATGAATGAGCTATCGAATGTCACAAGGCTGCAGGCTAATAACCCAGCGATTGAAAATATCCGTCTGTACACCACCAATCCGTATATAACCGAAATGTGGCCGATTCTATTTAAAGAAGAACGAATCATGGAAAAGCCATGGAGGGAAGAGGTTATCAACAGGAATGGAATGGAGGTATGGTGGTTTGATCAACAGACAGAGGATGTTCTGGAAAGGCTGCCATCACAAAACACAGCGAAAATCTCATTGTTACGCGAGCTCGATTATCCAAAGGATGAACATTTGGGCATAATTGAAATAAATATGTTCCTAAAAAACTTTTTCCCTAAGATGTTCAGTACGGTACAGGACCCTGACTCAGTCTATGTGGTCATCGATAAGGATAACAATATGATCAGGAACTTTCACCACACCTTTTTTGAAGATGAGGGGATTGACACTGAAGAACTAAAACGTAAGTTCAACCAATCAAAGCACGAAGGAACCGGAAGTTTTGAATTCAAGAACAATGAAACTCCTTTCCTTGTCATTACTGCTTATATTGATGATTTGGATGCGTATCTGCTGAATGTTATTTCTCTAGAAGGTCTTTATGCAGAAACGGCTAAAACGAGGAACATCATCTTTAGCGGGATTATATTCCTTGTCATTGTTCTTTCATTTGTCACGTATGTGTTGATCTTATTGCTCCTGAAAAAAATGTACAAGCTGAAGGACTCGATGAAGCGGGTAGAACAAGGGGATTTTTCGGTCGATGTCGAGATTGACGGACAGGATGAGATTTCGGAACTGGCATTTCATTTTAAAAGCCTTCTTGGTAAAATGAATGGATTGATTGCCGACGCTGTCAACAAACAGGCAACGGCAAAAGAAACAGAATTGAAGGCTTTGAAAACCCAAATTGATTCGCATTTTCTTTACAACACCCTGGAGAACATCAAGATGATGGCTGAAATTGAAGGGCAATACGCTATTTCAGACTCAGTTACGTCACTGGGAGAAATGATGCGTTACAACCTCAAATGGAAAAATGACTTTGTTGTTCTTGATGAAGAATTGAATTATATAAAAAACTATGTCGATATTATGAATCTCCGTTTAGATGGATTGCTCACCCTGGATATTGATGTCCCGGATGAACTGCGTGATCAGGAAGTTTTGAAAATGTCACTGCAGCCGATCATTGAGAATGCGATCAAGCATGGAATCATTCCTAACCATGAGAAAACAGAGGGAATCTTGCAGGTAAGTGCCAGATGTTCTGATGATTATGTCATCATTGAGTTAAAGGATAATGGCATCGGGATGACAGTTAAGGAGTGTGAAGCTCTCAATGAATCAATCCGTACAGGGGTGGCAAATAAGGTTCCTGTCTCAAAAGGCGGGAATGGAATTGGAATCCATAATGTGAATGAGAGAATCCAACTCTACTATGGCAAAGAATACGGAGTGTTTGTTACAAGCGTCAAAGGCGAATTCACGATGGTGACGGTAAAAATGCCTTGTAAAATAATGAAAGGGGGCAGCCAAAGTGTATAA
- a CDS encoding methionine ABC transporter permease codes for MLVNSEQIIQALIETLQMVAFSLLFSAVLGVPLGIALVVTRKGHLLENAPVFNVLNSLINVFRSVPFIILLVAIIPLTRLIVGTSIGTAAAVVPLVFYAGPYIARLVENSLLEVDPGVIEAAESMGATPWQIVFKFILPEAMSSLILAFTIATVGLIGASAMAGAIGGGGLGDLAITYGYQRFDTQTMFITVGILIVMVQGLQSLGNISAKKIRRR; via the coding sequence ATGCTAGTTAATTCAGAGCAAATTATTCAGGCCTTAATCGAAACACTGCAAATGGTTGCGTTCTCCCTCCTGTTTTCGGCAGTCCTCGGAGTGCCGCTGGGAATCGCGCTTGTGGTCACCAGGAAAGGCCATTTACTTGAAAACGCCCCTGTCTTCAATGTACTAAACAGTCTCATCAACGTCTTTCGATCAGTGCCATTCATTATCCTGCTGGTCGCAATCATCCCGCTGACCCGGCTGATTGTTGGTACGTCAATTGGTACAGCAGCGGCTGTAGTTCCACTAGTCTTCTATGCCGGTCCGTATATTGCTAGATTGGTAGAGAACTCCCTGCTGGAAGTGGATCCCGGAGTGATTGAGGCAGCTGAATCAATGGGTGCCACACCATGGCAGATTGTTTTCAAATTTATTCTTCCCGAAGCGATGAGCTCGCTGATCCTTGCTTTTACGATTGCGACGGTTGGATTGATCGGTGCATCAGCAATGGCCGGAGCAATCGGCGGCGGCGGCCTGGGCGACCTGGCAATTACATATGGTTATCAGCGCTTTGATACCCAGACAATGTTCATCACAGTTGGCATCTTGATTGTAATGGTTCAGGGACTTCAATCCCTTGGAAATATATCAGCTAAAAAAATCAGAAGAAGATAA
- a CDS encoding carbohydrate ABC transporter permease, with protein MLFICAITVYPIWYVLVNSLNDGVDAMRGGIYWWPREFTLENYKAVFETPGIVTSFGVTIAKTVIGTITHVFFTAMVAYAISRRDLYGRNFYMLVGVITMFFSGGLIPYFLLIRDLGLFDNFLVYIIPTMFNFFHLIIFVSFFRELPTSLEEAAKIDGANDFEIFIKVIIPLSMPVIATIALFQGVYQWNDYFAGVIFVNNPDLQPIQTYLYKVVAESSSNQMMTNAAGSIATKTVTSQSIKLATMVVTTLPIMLVYPFLQKYFVKGMLIGSVKG; from the coding sequence ATGCTCTTTATCTGCGCGATTACGGTCTACCCGATCTGGTATGTTCTCGTCAACTCATTGAATGATGGCGTTGATGCCATGCGAGGCGGAATTTACTGGTGGCCGCGAGAGTTCACTTTAGAAAACTACAAGGCAGTTTTTGAAACGCCAGGCATTGTTACATCGTTTGGGGTGACAATTGCTAAAACAGTAATCGGAACAATCACCCATGTATTTTTCACCGCAATGGTTGCCTATGCCATTTCAAGACGTGACCTTTACGGCAGGAATTTCTACATGCTGGTCGGTGTCATCACAATGTTCTTCAGCGGTGGATTGATTCCTTACTTCCTATTGATTAGGGACCTAGGGTTGTTTGATAACTTCCTGGTCTATATTATCCCGACAATGTTCAACTTCTTTCATCTGATCATCTTTGTATCGTTCTTCAGGGAATTGCCAACTTCTCTTGAGGAAGCCGCAAAAATAGATGGAGCAAATGATTTTGAGATTTTTATAAAAGTAATCATCCCGCTTTCTATGCCGGTTATCGCAACAATCGCATTGTTCCAGGGAGTATATCAATGGAATGACTATTTTGCCGGAGTTATTTTCGTGAATAATCCTGACCTGCAGCCAATTCAGACCTATCTATACAAGGTTGTTGCTGAGTCCAGCTCTAACCAGATGATGACGAATGCAGCAGGATCGATTGCCACTAAGACGGTAACATCCCAGTCTATCAAACTGGCAACGATGGTTGTTACAACACTTCCAATCATGTTAGTCTATCCATTCCTGCAAAAATACTTTGTAAAAGGAATGCTGATTGGTTCAGTAAAAGGTTGA
- a CDS encoding MetQ/NlpA family ABC transporter substrate-binding protein, producing the protein MKKLLLLLIVLSLALISTACSSSSSSAKSGETVKVKLGVSGTDHRVWDFVAKKAEKEGIEVEIVTFSDYVQPNLALAEGELDANSFQTVSYFDAFIKEHNLDLVPIATTLIAPMGLYSDKYKDVKDIPEGGKIALANEATNMGRGLLLLQEAGLIKLEDGFDGIGSLDKIVENPKNLEFVTLVAGQTPRVLPDVAASIINNGIAVDAGLTPKKDAIFLESATATPYINIIAVREEDKENKTLKRLAELYQQDDTKEFIEKEYKGNTLPTFVPLSEIGW; encoded by the coding sequence ATGAAAAAACTACTATTACTATTGATTGTACTTAGTCTCGCATTAATTAGCACCGCATGCTCAAGCTCTTCATCATCAGCTAAAAGCGGCGAAACCGTCAAAGTGAAACTTGGCGTCAGCGGAACCGATCACCGAGTCTGGGATTTCGTTGCCAAAAAAGCAGAAAAAGAAGGAATTGAAGTCGAAATCGTCACTTTTTCTGATTATGTTCAGCCGAACCTGGCACTTGCAGAGGGTGAACTGGATGCAAACTCATTCCAGACGGTTTCCTATTTTGACGCTTTTATCAAGGAACATAATCTAGACCTTGTACCAATCGCTACCACACTTATTGCACCAATGGGTCTCTATTCAGATAAATACAAAGACGTGAAAGACATCCCTGAGGGCGGAAAGATTGCTCTTGCAAATGAAGCTACCAATATGGGAAGAGGACTTCTTTTACTCCAGGAAGCTGGTTTGATCAAGCTTGAAGACGGCTTCGATGGTATTGGCTCCCTCGATAAAATCGTTGAAAATCCGAAGAACCTTGAATTTGTGACGCTTGTTGCCGGACAGACTCCGAGGGTACTGCCAGATGTAGCAGCATCCATCATCAATAATGGAATCGCAGTTGATGCAGGACTTACACCGAAGAAGGATGCGATCTTCCTTGAGAGTGCAACTGCAACTCCATACATCAACATCATCGCTGTCCGCGAAGAAGATAAAGAGAATAAAACTTTGAAAAGATTAGCTGAACTTTACCAGCAGGATGACACAAAGGAGTTCATCGAGAAGGAATATAAAGGTAATACGCTTCCTACTTTTGTGCCGCTTAGTGAAATTGGCTGGTAA
- a CDS encoding methionine ABC transporter ATP-binding protein has protein sequence MITFEQVEKVYESRGNKVAALNGIDLEVKEGEIFGVIGFSGAGKSSLIRCVNLLERPTSGRVIVDGCDMTSLSVKEVREVKKNIGMVFQHFNLLNSKTVFENVAMPLILSKLPKVKIKERVYQLLDFVGLADKADNYPDQLSGGQKQRIGIARALATQPKILLCDEATSALDPQTTSSILQLLKKINKEYNITILIITHEMSVIREICDRVAVIEDGRIIEEDTVFSVFSAPKTETARNFVSTIMNDSIPDSVYRIIEENSGLHKVFRINFVGQSAGQPLLSQLSKKFDINVNVLFGNITELQGIPFGNLIVEFQGSDKEILRALNFIDQQKVSIKEVTAHAS, from the coding sequence TTGATTACGTTTGAACAAGTGGAGAAAGTTTATGAAAGCCGCGGGAATAAGGTAGCGGCACTTAATGGAATCGATCTGGAAGTTAAAGAAGGAGAGATATTTGGAGTCATTGGTTTTAGCGGTGCGGGAAAAAGCTCGCTGATCCGCTGTGTGAATTTGTTGGAACGGCCGACATCTGGAAGGGTGATTGTGGATGGCTGCGATATGACTTCCCTGTCTGTAAAAGAAGTGAGAGAGGTTAAAAAGAATATTGGGATGGTATTCCAGCATTTCAATCTTTTAAACTCCAAGACAGTATTTGAAAATGTTGCGATGCCCCTCATTCTCAGTAAGCTTCCGAAGGTGAAAATCAAAGAGCGGGTTTATCAGTTGCTCGACTTTGTCGGACTGGCTGATAAAGCAGACAATTATCCAGACCAGCTCTCGGGCGGCCAGAAGCAGCGAATCGGAATTGCCCGGGCTCTGGCAACCCAGCCGAAAATCCTGCTTTGCGATGAAGCGACATCTGCCCTGGATCCGCAGACAACCAGCTCGATCCTGCAGCTTTTGAAAAAAATCAATAAGGAGTACAACATAACGATTTTAATCATTACCCATGAAATGTCCGTCATCAGGGAAATTTGTGACAGAGTTGCTGTCATCGAGGATGGAAGAATCATCGAGGAAGATACTGTCTTCAGTGTTTTTTCAGCGCCTAAAACAGAAACGGCAAGAAATTTCGTCAGCACCATCATGAATGACAGCATTCCTGATTCCGTGTACAGGATTATTGAAGAAAATTCAGGACTGCATAAGGTATTCCGCATCAACTTTGTCGGTCAGTCAGCCGGTCAGCCGCTTCTGTCCCAGCTTTCAAAGAAATTCGATATCAACGTCAATGTTCTTTTCGGCAATATCACAGAGCTTCAAGGAATCCCATTCGGAAACCTGATTGTCGAGTTTCAGGGCAGTGATAAAGAAATTCTGAGAGCCCTTAATTTTATCGATCAGCAAAAAGTAAGCATAAAGGAAGTGACAGCACATGCTAGTTAA
- a CDS encoding extracellular solute-binding protein: protein MRRKFFSKGFSLLLVLSLVLALFSGCSSKTNENASDEKDADKPKATADAPGWQSNKDPITFDWYVNFSWFAHKWGDDAVSKYVTDKTGVSVNFISPAGNEAEKMNTMIASGKLPDFITIGWWEDAVKKMIEGELVLPLNELADQYDPYFYKVADGAKVEWYKQEDGNTYGYPNASSSPKDFDKYKDLKPSNQTFLVRKDMYEAIGSPDMSTPEGFLKALEAAKKEFPEVNGAPLIPFGLNEFTDVGNTSLEGYLQNFLNIPMEKDGKVYDRSQDPEYLAWLKTFREANDKGLLAKDIFIDKRPQMEEKISQGRYFAMLYQRSDLAAQQHALYAKDPNSVYIAVDGPANSNGDGPALAGDSISGWTVTLISKDVKDKERAIQFLTYMISEEGQMDLYMGKEGETYDMVNGKPEFKPEVLELLNKDRAAFDQQYGASFKYWMLMDTNMSLAWAPPASEPFKQMEDWTKGKTVSYAEFDGISPTGTSAEGVAASKIAQEWGKTLPKLLLAKSDKEFDKIFNDFLKKRDSFGYEKVEKYQQEIYEKNKEKLDAAS, encoded by the coding sequence ATGAGGAGAAAATTCTTTTCCAAAGGCTTTTCATTATTGCTTGTTCTATCATTGGTTTTAGCACTATTTTCAGGCTGTTCCAGCAAGACAAATGAAAACGCTTCCGATGAAAAGGACGCAGACAAACCAAAAGCGACAGCTGATGCTCCTGGCTGGCAATCCAATAAGGATCCAATTACGTTTGATTGGTATGTGAACTTTTCATGGTTCGCGCATAAATGGGGTGACGATGCTGTTTCCAAGTATGTAACGGATAAGACAGGTGTTTCAGTCAACTTTATCTCACCTGCTGGAAACGAAGCAGAGAAAATGAACACTATGATCGCATCTGGAAAGCTACCTGATTTCATCACAATCGGCTGGTGGGAAGATGCTGTCAAGAAAATGATCGAAGGTGAACTTGTCCTTCCATTAAATGAACTTGCAGACCAATATGATCCATATTTTTATAAAGTAGCAGATGGAGCAAAAGTAGAATGGTATAAGCAAGAAGATGGCAACACGTATGGCTACCCGAATGCTTCTTCTTCACCAAAGGATTTTGACAAGTATAAAGACCTTAAGCCGTCCAACCAGACATTCCTTGTAAGAAAGGATATGTATGAAGCGATTGGCAGCCCTGATATGAGCACTCCAGAAGGATTCTTGAAGGCTCTTGAAGCTGCTAAGAAGGAATTCCCTGAAGTGAATGGTGCGCCATTGATTCCATTTGGGTTGAATGAGTTTACTGATGTAGGTAATACTTCTCTTGAAGGCTATCTGCAGAACTTCCTGAATATCCCTATGGAAAAAGACGGTAAGGTTTATGACCGCAGCCAGGATCCTGAGTATCTTGCTTGGTTAAAGACTTTCAGAGAAGCAAATGACAAAGGACTTCTTGCGAAGGATATCTTCATTGACAAGCGTCCACAGATGGAAGAAAAGATTTCACAAGGCAGATACTTCGCAATGCTTTACCAGCGCAGTGACCTTGCAGCGCAACAACACGCATTGTATGCAAAAGATCCTAATTCAGTGTATATCGCAGTTGACGGCCCAGCGAACTCTAATGGAGACGGCCCTGCATTAGCAGGTGACAGCATCTCAGGCTGGACAGTGACTTTGATTTCTAAAGATGTAAAAGACAAAGAAAGAGCAATTCAATTCTTGACTTACATGATCAGTGAAGAAGGACAAATGGACCTTTACATGGGCAAAGAAGGCGAAACGTATGACATGGTTAACGGCAAGCCTGAATTCAAGCCAGAGGTTCTAGAGCTATTGAACAAAGACCGCGCTGCATTTGACCAGCAGTATGGTGCTTCATTCAAATACTGGATGCTAATGGATACAAACATGAGCCTTGCCTGGGCACCGCCAGCTTCTGAACCATTCAAGCAAATGGAAGACTGGACGAAAGGAAAGACAGTCAGCTATGCTGAATTTGACGGCATCAGCCCGACTGGAACTTCCGCTGAAGGTGTAGCAGCAAGCAAAATCGCTCAGGAATGGGGCAAAACTCTTCCTAAGCTTCTGTTAGCTAAATCTGATAAAGAATTCGATAAGATCTTCAACGACTTCCTGAAGAAACGTGATTCATTCGGCTATGAAAAAGTTGAAAAGTATCAGCAAGAAATCTACGAAAAGAACAAAGAGAAACTTGATGCAGCAAGTTAA
- the map gene encoding type I methionyl aminopeptidase, translating into MIAKTEEDFNGLKEIGRIVGLIREELVGKTAPGITTKELDEMAGRLFDEHGAISAPKGEYNFPGYTCISVNEEVAHGIPGSRVIKEGDIVNIDVSGSKNGYFADTGISFVVGEGDPILTKICETAVEAFEAGLKKAKPGSKKSGLGKAVIATARKNGLTVIKNLTGHGIGRTIHEAPDHIYNYHEPWDDELLKEGMVIAFEPFISTREEEVFQNENDEWTYVTENSFVAQCEHTIILSKNGPIVITR; encoded by the coding sequence ATGATTGCGAAAACAGAAGAAGATTTTAACGGATTAAAAGAAATCGGCAGGATTGTCGGCTTGATTCGCGAAGAATTAGTTGGGAAGACTGCACCTGGAATTACCACCAAAGAGCTCGATGAAATGGCAGGCAGGTTGTTTGATGAGCATGGAGCTATTTCCGCTCCAAAGGGGGAATACAATTTCCCAGGATATACATGCATCAGTGTGAATGAAGAAGTCGCCCACGGGATTCCGGGCAGCCGTGTGATCAAAGAGGGCGATATCGTGAATATCGATGTTTCCGGCTCAAAAAATGGATATTTCGCTGATACTGGCATCTCGTTCGTCGTTGGCGAAGGTGATCCGATTTTAACCAAGATTTGTGAAACGGCTGTAGAGGCTTTTGAAGCAGGCTTGAAAAAAGCGAAACCAGGCTCGAAGAAAAGCGGACTTGGCAAAGCAGTTATAGCGACCGCGCGAAAGAACGGACTGACAGTGATCAAAAACCTTACTGGCCACGGAATTGGGCGTACTATCCATGAAGCCCCCGATCACATATACAACTATCATGAGCCATGGGATGACGAACTGTTAAAAGAAGGAATGGTCATCGCATTCGAACCATTCATCTCAACACGCGAAGAAGAAGTCTTCCAAAATGAAAACGACGAATGGACCTATGTAACAGAAAACAGCTTTGTCGCTCAATGCGAGCATACGATCATCCTTTCGAAAAATGGGCCGATTGTGATTACCCGATAG